A stretch of the Actinopolymorpha sp. NPDC004070 genome encodes the following:
- a CDS encoding M23 family metallopeptidase, which produces MPPGLPRRTSARHRSDGPDRSRTPRRPLRVLAVVAGVLSLVAGAVTPWILARQAGHLDDSATKAAAYDTVGGQVDAARERAERERASRSRTRVAPPATPTATPTPTATRKATPTAKPKPKPEPKVTKKAPPKPKATRKASPKPKATRKPVVQKRVPKATRSSDGRPDFALPARCGTRLRFTTYAGHAPDDMKIDFFNESGPTDGMVVVASAAGTVVKLSEPGGVKIDHGNGWYTMSLHMRERDVSVGEKVGQGERIGLAGAVGTGVSHLHYEQIYDSNHDGWADSPGEITYSRLQGKRYALQPDGDGPVVASTNSC; this is translated from the coding sequence ATGCCGCCAGGACTGCCCCGCCGTACGTCGGCCCGACATCGCTCCGACGGCCCCGACAGGTCTCGTACTCCCCGCCGGCCGCTGCGTGTTCTCGCCGTCGTCGCCGGCGTGCTCTCCCTCGTCGCGGGTGCGGTGACCCCGTGGATCCTCGCCCGCCAGGCCGGGCACCTCGACGACTCCGCCACCAAGGCCGCGGCGTACGACACGGTGGGCGGGCAGGTCGACGCCGCCCGCGAGCGCGCCGAGCGGGAGCGCGCGTCCCGCTCCCGGACCCGCGTCGCGCCGCCGGCGACACCGACCGCCACGCCCACACCCACGGCGACCAGGAAGGCCACGCCGACCGCGAAGCCGAAGCCGAAGCCGGAGCCGAAGGTCACCAAGAAGGCCCCGCCGAAGCCGAAGGCCACCAGGAAGGCCAGCCCGAAGCCGAAGGCCACCAGGAAGCCGGTCGTCCAGAAGCGGGTCCCGAAGGCGACCCGCTCCAGCGACGGCCGCCCCGACTTCGCGCTGCCGGCCAGGTGCGGCACCAGGCTGCGGTTCACGACGTACGCCGGACACGCCCCGGACGACATGAAGATCGACTTCTTCAACGAGAGCGGGCCGACCGACGGCATGGTCGTGGTGGCCTCCGCGGCCGGCACCGTGGTCAAGCTGTCCGAGCCGGGCGGTGTGAAGATCGACCACGGCAACGGCTGGTACACCATGTCCCTGCACATGCGGGAGCGCGACGTCTCCGTCGGCGAGAAGGTCGGCCAGGGCGAGCGGATCGGCCTCGCCGGCGCCGTCGGCACCGGCGTCTCCCACCTGCACTACGAGCAGATCTACGACAGCAACCACGACGGCTGGGCCGACAGCCCGGGCGAGATCACCTACTCGCGGCTGCAGGGCAAGCGGTACGCGCTGCAGCCCGACGGCGACGGGCCCGTGGTGGCCAGCACGAACTCCTGCTGA
- a CDS encoding phytanoyl-CoA dioxygenase family protein: MDRRDDADLMTALRTFRDSGLLVLPEVFDAARVAALRSAYDDLLRAELGHDTSQRVQPTDGAKHVQMQLPLVPPFSDVETVAHPLLLRVLTGILGEDFHCSYYNSNTAFPGSTYQRVHRDAGPVFGTDLGVPTPTTAVVVNIPLCDFTRENGSTEVWPASHLIVDSADDADVDLTTRAEALASARMDVPAGAAVVRDLRLWHRGVPNRSGEARSMLAVVYQRGWLSWRAKSLRVPAATWRAWPDHVRSIFSAAPVDPDQHQQ, from the coding sequence GTGGACCGAAGAGACGATGCCGACCTGATGACGGCGCTGCGCACCTTCCGGGACTCGGGCCTGCTGGTGCTGCCGGAGGTGTTCGACGCGGCGCGGGTGGCGGCCCTGCGTTCGGCGTACGACGACCTGCTGCGAGCCGAACTCGGCCACGACACCTCACAGCGGGTCCAACCCACCGACGGCGCCAAACACGTGCAGATGCAACTGCCCCTGGTGCCGCCGTTCTCCGACGTGGAGACCGTCGCGCATCCGCTGCTGCTGCGGGTGCTGACCGGCATCCTCGGTGAGGACTTCCACTGTTCGTACTACAACTCCAACACCGCCTTCCCGGGCTCGACGTACCAACGGGTGCACCGCGACGCCGGCCCGGTGTTCGGCACCGACCTCGGCGTGCCCACCCCCACGACGGCCGTCGTCGTCAACATCCCGCTGTGCGACTTCACCCGGGAGAACGGGAGTACGGAGGTCTGGCCGGCCTCCCACCTGATCGTGGACTCGGCCGACGACGCCGACGTCGACCTCACCACCAGGGCGGAGGCGCTGGCCTCGGCCCGGATGGACGTGCCGGCCGGCGCCGCGGTGGTCCGCGACCTGCGGCTGTGGCACCGAGGTGTGCCCAACCGGTCCGGCGAGGCTCGTTCGATGCTCGCCGTCGTCTACCAGCGCGGCTGGCTGTCCTGGCGGGCGAAGTCGCTGCGGGTGCCCGCGGCCACCTGGCGGGCCTGGCCCGACCACGTTCGATCGATCTTCTCGGCGGCGCCTGTCGACCCCGACCAGCACCAGCAGTGA
- a CDS encoding ABC transporter ATP-binding protein, which produces MSSASTASPASSAASEAPTRPVLSVRDLRVEYHTDTGVVRAVNGISFDLMPGERMGLVGESGSGKSTVALALMRMIRRPGRIAGGQLLLDGTDLVPLPERAMRARRAREIAMIPQGAMNSLNPVARIEDQIIDTLEDHADGRTSRKVLLDRAREALESVGLRREVGRMYPHELSGGMKQRACIAIAIAMRPKVVIADEPTSALDVVVQRQVMDTIVRLQQELHVAVILIGHDMGLMAQSVDRLAVMYAGKFAELSPIRDIFAEPLHPYTNLLIESLPKLEDRGTFHGIPGLPPSLKSLPPGCLFHPRCPRVMDVCRTTVPAYREHRPNQFAACHLHEEHHGEADH; this is translated from the coding sequence ATGAGCTCCGCGTCCACCGCGTCCCCCGCCTCCTCGGCAGCGTCCGAGGCGCCGACGAGGCCGGTGCTGTCGGTACGCGACCTGCGGGTGGAGTACCACACCGACACCGGCGTGGTGCGGGCCGTGAACGGCATCTCCTTCGACCTGATGCCCGGTGAGCGGATGGGCCTGGTCGGGGAGTCCGGCTCGGGCAAGTCCACCGTCGCCCTGGCGCTGATGCGGATGATCCGCCGGCCGGGGCGGATCGCCGGGGGTCAACTGCTCCTTGACGGCACCGACCTGGTGCCGTTGCCGGAGCGGGCGATGCGTGCCCGCCGGGCGCGGGAGATCGCGATGATTCCCCAGGGTGCGATGAACTCCCTCAACCCGGTGGCCCGGATCGAGGACCAGATCATCGACACGCTGGAGGACCACGCGGACGGGCGTACGTCCAGGAAGGTCCTGCTGGACCGGGCCCGGGAGGCCCTCGAGTCGGTCGGGCTGCGCCGCGAGGTCGGCCGGATGTATCCGCACGAGTTGTCCGGTGGAATGAAGCAGCGCGCCTGCATCGCCATCGCCATCGCCATGCGGCCCAAGGTGGTGATCGCCGACGAGCCCACGTCCGCGCTGGACGTCGTCGTGCAGCGTCAGGTGATGGACACCATCGTGCGGCTGCAGCAGGAGCTGCACGTCGCGGTGATCCTGATCGGGCACGACATGGGGCTGATGGCGCAGTCGGTGGACCGGCTGGCGGTGATGTACGCCGGCAAGTTCGCCGAGCTCTCCCCCATCCGGGACATCTTCGCCGAGCCGCTGCACCCGTACACCAACCTGCTGATCGAGAGCCTGCCCAAGCTGGAGGACCGCGGCACGTTCCACGGCATCCCCGGGCTGCCACCCTCACTGAAGTCGCTGCCGCCCGGCTGTCTGTTCCATCCGCGGTGCCCACGGGTGATGGACGTGTGCCGCACCACCGTGCCGGCCTACCGCGAGCACCGGCCCAACCAGTTCGCCGCCTGTCACCTGCACGAGGAGCACCATGGCGAAGCCGACCACTGA
- a CDS encoding ABC transporter ATP-binding protein codes for MAKPTTDQGVATAAGSARTHAPLIELRNVTKVYGGRVLSRNATVALDDVSLTVAGDTPQIISVVGESGSGKTTLASLLMGFISPTSGTIHYQGSDVASLGGARMREFRRDVQAVFQDPFSVFNPFYKVDHVLTVPIAKFRLAKSRADRHDLMVSALETVGLRADETLGRYPHQLSGGQRQRVTVARALMMRPKLIVADEPVSMVDASLRATILESLRTVNQTLKVPILYITHDLGTAYHVSDHILVMYRGTIVEAGDVESVIGAPKHPYTQLLIDSIPWPDPLRPWGQQRARSSENVTVPEDHQGCRFADRCPAVMAKCVENAPPPYLTGPDHAATCFLHAEQPALPKERLSELLTVSAPKS; via the coding sequence ATGGCGAAGCCGACCACTGACCAGGGGGTCGCCACCGCGGCCGGGAGCGCACGGACGCACGCGCCGCTGATCGAGCTGCGCAACGTCACCAAGGTGTACGGCGGCCGGGTGCTGTCCCGCAACGCCACCGTCGCCCTGGACGACGTCTCCCTCACCGTCGCCGGTGACACCCCGCAGATCATCTCGGTGGTGGGCGAGAGCGGCAGCGGCAAGACGACGTTGGCGTCACTGCTGATGGGCTTCATCTCGCCCACGTCGGGCACGATCCACTACCAGGGCAGCGATGTCGCGAGCCTCGGCGGTGCCCGGATGCGGGAGTTCCGGCGCGACGTCCAGGCGGTGTTCCAGGACCCGTTCTCGGTCTTCAACCCGTTCTACAAGGTCGACCACGTGCTGACGGTGCCGATCGCGAAGTTCCGGTTGGCGAAGTCGCGGGCGGACCGGCACGACCTGATGGTCTCGGCGCTGGAGACGGTGGGGTTGCGCGCCGACGAGACCCTCGGCCGGTATCCGCACCAGCTGTCCGGTGGCCAGCGCCAGCGGGTCACGGTGGCCCGGGCACTGATGATGCGGCCCAAGCTGATCGTGGCCGACGAGCCGGTCTCGATGGTGGACGCCTCACTGCGGGCGACGATCCTGGAGAGCCTGCGTACTGTCAACCAGACGTTGAAAGTGCCGATCCTCTACATCACCCACGACCTCGGCACCGCCTACCACGTGAGCGACCACATCCTGGTGATGTACCGCGGGACCATCGTCGAGGCCGGCGACGTCGAGTCGGTGATCGGGGCGCCCAAGCATCCGTACACCCAACTGCTCATCGACTCGATTCCGTGGCCGGACCCGCTGCGGCCGTGGGGGCAGCAACGCGCCCGGAGCAGCGAGAACGTCACCGTGCCCGAGGACCACCAGGGCTGCCGGTTCGCCGACCGCTGCCCGGCGGTGATGGCGAAGTGTGTGGAGAACGCGCCGCCGCCCTACCTCACCGGTCCCGACCACGCCGCGACCTGCTTCCTGCACGCCGAGCAGCCCGCCCTGCCCAAGGAGAGGCTGAGCGAGCTGCTCACCGTGTCGGCGCCGAAGTCCTAG
- a CDS encoding NAD(P)-binding domain-containing protein produces the protein MGSSDETRHEVDVVVIGAGQAGLSSAYHLRRDGAAPGTGFVVLDAAPSPGGAWRHRPATLTMAKVHGIFDLPGSRFGPGEIDADRPVAEVVTDYFAAYERRNALPVLRPERVDTVHESGDRLLVRAGEREWAARAVINATGTWRRPYWPAYPGAADFTGRQLHSAGYRGPAEFAGRRVVVVGGGNSAAQILSEIADVAAAATWVTRRPPVFRDSFTREDGRAAVARVEERVRAGLPPQSVVSVTGLAYTTVVKEALRKGALTRLPMFDRILPTGVVWSGGRFVPADVIVWATGFRPDLGHLAPLRLREPGGGIVMDGTRVVAQPRLHLVGYGPSASTVGANRAGRAAAREVVRLLARDLPAQDTG, from the coding sequence GTGGGCAGCTCGGACGAGACGCGGCACGAGGTCGACGTGGTGGTGATCGGCGCCGGGCAGGCGGGTCTGTCCAGTGCGTACCACCTGCGGCGCGACGGGGCGGCGCCCGGTACCGGGTTCGTGGTGCTGGACGCCGCCCCGTCGCCCGGCGGTGCGTGGCGGCACCGGCCCGCCACGCTCACCATGGCCAAGGTGCACGGCATCTTCGACCTGCCGGGCAGCCGGTTCGGCCCCGGCGAGATCGACGCCGACCGGCCGGTGGCCGAGGTGGTGACCGATTACTTCGCCGCGTACGAACGCCGCAACGCCCTGCCGGTGCTGCGTCCGGAGCGGGTGGACACCGTCCACGAGTCCGGCGACCGGCTCCTGGTCCGCGCGGGCGAACGGGAGTGGGCGGCCCGCGCCGTGATCAACGCGACCGGCACCTGGCGGCGGCCCTACTGGCCGGCCTACCCCGGCGCCGCCGACTTCACCGGCCGGCAACTGCACTCGGCCGGCTACCGCGGCCCGGCGGAGTTCGCCGGCCGGCGCGTGGTCGTGGTGGGTGGCGGCAACTCCGCCGCTCAGATCCTGTCCGAGATCGCGGACGTGGCCGCCGCGGCCACCTGGGTGACCCGCCGCCCGCCGGTGTTCCGTGACAGCTTCACCCGCGAGGACGGCCGGGCCGCCGTGGCGCGGGTGGAGGAACGGGTCCGTGCGGGTCTGCCGCCGCAGAGCGTGGTCAGCGTGACCGGCCTGGCGTACACCACTGTTGTCAAGGAGGCCTTGCGCAAGGGCGCTCTGACCCGGCTGCCGATGTTCGACCGGATCCTGCCCACCGGTGTGGTGTGGTCCGGCGGACGGTTCGTGCCGGCCGACGTGATCGTGTGGGCGACCGGCTTCCGCCCCGACCTCGGCCACCTCGCGCCGCTGCGGCTGCGCGAGCCCGGTGGCGGGATCGTGATGGACGGCACCCGGGTGGTCGCGCAGCCGCGCCTGCACCTGGTGGGGTACGGACCGTCGGCGAGCACGGTCGGAGCCAACCGCGCCGGCCGGGCGGCCGCGCGGGAGGTGGTCCGACTGCTGGCGAGAGACCTGCCGGCTCAGGACACCGGCTGA
- a CDS encoding ABC transporter substrate-binding protein, translating into MSPMSPDGSRRDFLKLTGLATSGLVLAAACGTPEAPPGPQPTQTSSRPVPRGKPKSVPREKTLMLANGDGSDVGICNPYASGFNHQRGLAAMFEPLYFYSAFTGETIPWLADGQPTYTSDNTKVTIKTRKDASWSDGKPFTAGDVAFTLTMLKDKKNTAMQYSADMREWVKSARAIDDNTVEISFTKPAPRFVFDYLYMKNDLGIFLVPEHIFSQQKKLTEFLFYDPGKKWPVVTGPYQMVDWTNQRRLLDRRDDWWAAKAGIAQQPGPERVIVVPFTDPTNTAQRLINNELDSSLDLRPPVIKQVVKENPKIVTWSGRSAPYGYIDWWPQSLFFNCAVPPYNDPDVRRAVNHAIDRDQLVSVGYEGAGTISQLPFPNFPPLQKYFDALQPTLDRYPTNAHDPAKTEQIMTSKGFKKDNQNLWVDKSGKRLDATIYGLQDLTTDYGPILAEQLRAAGFNASHQAPSDSYTRIADGSAKLFLFGFAGAIADPYPSLELMHSRHVSKIGVQGDVSSRWKNAEYDKIVERMSGLPVGDPGELPLFLQAMEIYLKNLPHTPIVQWLHRIPYNTTYWTGWPTKSDPYLPGAFWFKTLPLELSHLKSAKG; encoded by the coding sequence ATGTCTCCCATGTCGCCGGACGGTTCGCGACGCGACTTCCTGAAGCTCACCGGACTCGCCACGTCCGGCCTGGTGCTCGCCGCGGCCTGCGGCACCCCGGAGGCGCCACCCGGACCGCAACCCACGCAGACGTCATCCCGTCCGGTCCCGCGCGGCAAGCCGAAGTCGGTGCCGAGGGAGAAGACCCTGATGCTCGCCAACGGCGACGGCTCCGACGTCGGCATCTGCAACCCGTACGCCTCCGGCTTCAACCACCAGCGCGGGCTGGCGGCGATGTTCGAGCCGCTCTACTTCTACTCGGCGTTCACCGGCGAGACGATCCCGTGGCTGGCGGACGGGCAGCCCACCTACACCTCCGACAACACCAAGGTCACCATCAAGACCCGCAAGGACGCCAGTTGGAGTGACGGAAAGCCGTTCACCGCGGGCGACGTGGCGTTCACCCTGACGATGCTCAAGGACAAGAAGAACACCGCGATGCAGTACTCCGCGGACATGCGGGAGTGGGTGAAGAGCGCCCGGGCGATCGACGACAACACCGTCGAGATCAGCTTCACCAAGCCGGCACCGAGGTTCGTCTTCGACTACCTGTACATGAAGAACGACCTGGGCATCTTCCTGGTACCCGAGCACATCTTCTCCCAGCAGAAGAAGCTGACGGAGTTCCTCTTCTACGACCCGGGCAAGAAGTGGCCGGTCGTCACCGGCCCCTACCAGATGGTCGACTGGACCAACCAGCGACGGCTGCTGGACCGGCGCGACGACTGGTGGGCGGCCAAGGCCGGGATCGCCCAGCAGCCCGGACCCGAGCGGGTCATCGTCGTTCCGTTCACCGACCCGACCAACACCGCGCAGCGGCTGATCAACAACGAGCTGGACTCCTCACTCGACCTGCGGCCGCCGGTGATCAAGCAGGTGGTGAAGGAGAACCCGAAGATCGTCACCTGGAGCGGACGTTCCGCACCCTACGGCTACATCGACTGGTGGCCGCAGTCACTGTTCTTCAACTGCGCGGTCCCGCCGTACAACGACCCGGACGTGCGGCGTGCGGTCAACCACGCCATCGACCGCGACCAGCTGGTGTCGGTGGGATACGAGGGGGCCGGGACGATCTCGCAGCTGCCGTTCCCCAACTTCCCGCCGCTGCAGAAGTACTTCGACGCACTGCAGCCCACCTTGGACCGCTACCCGACCAACGCCCACGACCCGGCGAAGACCGAGCAGATCATGACCAGCAAGGGGTTCAAGAAGGACAACCAGAACCTCTGGGTGGACAAGTCCGGCAAGCGGCTGGACGCCACGATCTACGGTCTGCAGGACCTCACCACCGACTACGGCCCCATCCTCGCCGAGCAGTTGCGGGCCGCCGGGTTCAACGCCTCCCACCAGGCGCCCTCCGACAGTTACACCCGGATCGCCGACGGCTCGGCGAAGCTGTTCCTGTTCGGCTTCGCAGGCGCCATCGCCGACCCCTACCCCTCGCTGGAACTGATGCACTCCCGGCACGTGTCGAAGATCGGCGTGCAGGGGGACGTCAGCAGCCGGTGGAAGAACGCCGAGTACGACAAGATCGTGGAGCGGATGAGCGGCCTGCCGGTCGGTGACCCGGGCGAGCTGCCGTTGTTCCTGCAGGCGATGGAGATCTACCTCAAGAACCTCCCGCACACCCCGATCGTGCAGTGGCTACACCGGATTCCGTACAACACGACGTACTGGACCGGCTGGCCCACCAAGTCCGACCCGTACCTGCCGGGTGCGTTCTGGTTCAAGACCCTTCCGCTGGAGCTCAGCCACCTCAAGTCCGCGAAGGGGTGA
- a CDS encoding serine/threonine-protein kinase: MRPLGPADPTRVGAYSLRGRLGGGAMGTVYLGTSPGGRAVAVKVARTDLADDPDFRERFRREVAMARSVGGFWTAGVVDADPEAPQPWLATEYVVGATLQQAVSEHGPLPAPAVRRLAAGLAEALQAIHAAGLIHRDLKPSNVLLAADGPRVIDFGISQALEGVRLTATGEFLGTPGYLAPEQISGADVGPATDLFALGAVLAFAATGQGPFGSGPTEALMYRAMHDEPTLDGVSSDLAGVVRACLDRDPARRPTPGQVLDRIGGLAPPGPDGADWLPAPVRTLVQQYATQLHTTPAPEVPSAEQKVPASAGPAGPQARPYAEQDASPPAGLDRRPAEPARQPARPSADGGTVRFTTNRLPGLIIAACQLLVGIVSLRWAGQASGSDPVMRVVALVAFLVLFVLATRHLIRSARRGYTLELNRQSLVAAKGRQRWEIPWETVARVRVVGDRSEPWVVVWLVDGWTPPRKLAGRVFRRYHGGYRLYPVGHQDGRRSRVREIEEVRSALAWHARRAFDPSA; the protein is encoded by the coding sequence GTGCGGCCCCTGGGACCAGCCGACCCGACCCGGGTCGGCGCGTACTCCCTGCGCGGCCGACTGGGCGGCGGCGCGATGGGCACTGTCTACCTCGGCACCTCTCCGGGGGGCCGGGCGGTCGCGGTGAAGGTCGCCCGCACCGACCTGGCCGACGACCCGGACTTCCGCGAGCGGTTCCGGCGCGAGGTGGCGATGGCCCGTTCGGTCGGCGGGTTCTGGACGGCGGGGGTCGTCGACGCCGACCCGGAGGCGCCCCAGCCGTGGCTGGCCACGGAGTACGTCGTGGGTGCCACCCTCCAGCAGGCGGTGTCGGAGCACGGCCCGCTGCCCGCGCCCGCCGTACGCCGGCTGGCGGCCGGTCTCGCCGAGGCCCTGCAGGCGATCCACGCGGCCGGGCTGATCCACCGTGACCTCAAGCCGTCCAACGTGCTGCTCGCCGCCGACGGGCCCCGGGTGATCGACTTCGGTATCTCCCAGGCGCTGGAGGGAGTGCGGCTGACCGCGACCGGGGAGTTCCTCGGGACGCCCGGCTACCTGGCGCCCGAACAGATCAGCGGCGCCGACGTCGGCCCGGCCACCGACCTCTTCGCGCTCGGCGCCGTGCTCGCGTTCGCCGCGACCGGGCAGGGTCCGTTCGGCAGCGGACCGACCGAGGCGCTGATGTACCGCGCGATGCACGACGAGCCCACCCTCGACGGCGTGTCCTCCGATCTCGCCGGCGTGGTGCGGGCCTGCCTGGACCGCGATCCCGCTCGCCGCCCGACGCCCGGGCAGGTGCTGGACCGGATCGGGGGCCTCGCCCCGCCAGGCCCGGACGGGGCGGACTGGCTGCCGGCGCCGGTGCGGACCCTCGTGCAGCAGTACGCCACCCAACTGCACACGACTCCCGCTCCGGAGGTGCCCTCCGCCGAGCAGAAGGTGCCTGCGTCCGCCGGGCCGGCCGGGCCGCAGGCGCGGCCGTACGCCGAGCAGGACGCTTCACCGCCCGCCGGGCTGGACAGGCGCCCCGCCGAACCCGCCCGGCAACCCGCCCGGCCATCCGCCGACGGCGGCACGGTTCGCTTCACCACCAACCGGCTGCCCGGGCTGATCATCGCGGCCTGCCAGCTCCTCGTCGGGATCGTCTCGCTCCGTTGGGCCGGGCAGGCGTCCGGCTCCGACCCGGTGATGCGGGTCGTCGCGCTGGTCGCCTTCCTCGTGCTGTTCGTCCTCGCCACCAGGCACCTGATCCGCTCGGCACGCCGGGGATACACGCTGGAGCTGAACCGGCAGAGCCTGGTCGCGGCGAAGGGACGGCAGCGCTGGGAGATCCCGTGGGAGACGGTCGCACGGGTGCGGGTGGTCGGCGACCGGTCCGAGCCGTGGGTGGTGGTGTGGCTGGTGGACGGCTGGACGCCGCCGCGCAAGCTCGCCGGCCGGGTGTTCCGCAGGTACCACGGTGGCTACCGGCTCTATCCGGTCGGCCACCAGGACGGTCGCCGCTCGCGCGTCCGGGAGATCGAGGAGGTGCGGTCGGCGCTCGCCTGGCACGCCCGGCGCGCCTTCGACCCCAGCGCCTGA
- a CDS encoding ABC transporter permease, which yields MVTPATTSMTMPGRQAWTGRAGSFLRYVRRNPLLAVGLIIFLALVLFSTAGSFLVDTVKAPYPLAAPASLAPSWDYPFGTDAQGRDMLAVMIVGTRLSLKIGLLAGSIGLAVGIVLGLISAFYGGWIDSAIRWIVDVMFTIPSFLVMVVIASLLQQYISIENMAFILAAFAWPGPTRGIRAQVLSLRERQFIQMARLSGMRGPEIIIRELLPNLAPFLLAGFVGALIGAVYGALGLELLGLGSQREPTLGMTFFWMQKYSALLRNLWWWWGIPIAIIILLILSLYFISFALDEWANPRSRRSA from the coding sequence ATGGTCACCCCTGCAACGACCTCGATGACCATGCCGGGCCGGCAGGCCTGGACCGGTCGTGCCGGCTCGTTCCTGCGCTACGTCCGCCGCAACCCACTGCTGGCGGTGGGGCTGATCATCTTCCTCGCCCTGGTGCTGTTCTCCACTGCCGGAAGCTTCCTCGTGGACACCGTCAAGGCGCCCTACCCGCTGGCGGCGCCGGCCAGCCTGGCGCCGTCCTGGGACTATCCGTTCGGCACCGACGCCCAGGGCCGGGACATGCTCGCGGTGATGATCGTGGGCACCCGGCTGAGCCTGAAGATCGGCCTGCTGGCCGGATCGATCGGTCTGGCCGTCGGCATCGTGCTCGGCCTCATCTCGGCGTTCTACGGCGGCTGGATCGACAGTGCCATCCGCTGGATCGTGGACGTGATGTTCACCATCCCGAGCTTCCTGGTGATGGTGGTCATCGCCTCGCTGCTGCAGCAGTACATCTCGATCGAGAACATGGCGTTCATCCTGGCGGCGTTCGCCTGGCCCGGACCGACCCGCGGCATCCGGGCGCAGGTGCTGTCGCTGCGCGAACGGCAGTTCATCCAGATGGCGCGCCTGTCCGGGATGCGCGGGCCGGAGATCATCATCCGCGAGCTGCTGCCCAACCTCGCGCCGTTCCTGCTGGCGGGCTTCGTCGGCGCGCTGATCGGTGCGGTCTACGGAGCACTCGGCCTGGAGCTGCTCGGCCTGGGCTCGCAACGGGAGCCCACGCTGGGGATGACGTTCTTCTGGATGCAGAAGTACTCCGCGCTGCTGCGCAACCTGTGGTGGTGGTGGGGCATCCCGATCGCCATCATCATCTTGCTGATCCTCTCGCTGTACTTCATCTCCTTCGCCCTCGACGAGTGGGCCAACCCGCGTTCCCGGAGGTCCGCATGA
- a CDS encoding ABC transporter permease, with the protein MSWRYLVRRILLLLLVMWTAATINFFIPKLSPRDPIKERLQLAATQGGRNQTGLQAMADAYAHQYGLDQPLWKQYLHALLKVVQFDYGYSISQYPRTVNSVIGDALPWTICLGLVSILIAFVVGTVLGALLGWPRSPGWLRALVPVSMLTSAVPAFVLGFLLIYLFAFRLKAFPLAGAYSQTANPGWSLSFAGDVLDHAFLPAMALVLFQMGGQALQMRGLMVMTVGEDYITFADAKGLRPQRVFLRYAVRNALLPQVTGLVMSLGTFIFSTVLVETLFAYPGLGGLINSAIQVLDFNLLYGITMILVFAVCIATLAVDLIYPLLDPRIRYDRR; encoded by the coding sequence GTGTCGTGGCGTTACCTCGTTCGCCGCATCCTGTTGCTGTTGCTGGTGATGTGGACCGCGGCGACGATCAACTTCTTCATCCCGAAGCTCAGTCCGCGCGACCCGATCAAGGAACGCCTGCAGCTCGCCGCGACCCAGGGTGGGCGCAACCAGACCGGTCTGCAGGCGATGGCCGACGCCTACGCCCATCAGTACGGCCTGGACCAGCCGCTGTGGAAGCAGTACCTGCACGCCCTGCTGAAGGTGGTGCAGTTCGACTACGGCTACTCGATCTCGCAGTACCCGCGGACGGTCAACTCCGTCATCGGTGACGCCCTGCCGTGGACCATCTGCCTCGGCCTGGTGTCGATCCTGATCGCGTTCGTCGTCGGCACGGTCCTGGGTGCGCTGCTCGGCTGGCCGCGGTCGCCCGGCTGGCTGCGGGCACTGGTCCCGGTGAGCATGCTCACCAGCGCGGTGCCGGCGTTCGTGCTCGGCTTCCTGCTGATCTACCTGTTCGCGTTCCGGCTGAAGGCGTTCCCGCTGGCCGGGGCATACTCCCAGACCGCCAACCCCGGCTGGAGTCTGAGCTTCGCCGGCGACGTCCTCGACCACGCGTTCCTGCCCGCGATGGCGCTGGTGTTGTTCCAGATGGGCGGCCAGGCGCTGCAGATGCGCGGGCTGATGGTGATGACCGTCGGCGAGGACTACATCACCTTCGCCGACGCCAAGGGACTGCGGCCGCAGCGGGTGTTCCTGCGGTACGCCGTCCGCAACGCGCTGCTGCCCCAGGTGACCGGCCTGGTGATGTCGCTCGGCACGTTCATCTTCTCCACCGTGCTGGTGGAGACGTTGTTCGCCTACCCCGGGCTGGGCGGCCTGATCAACTCCGCGATCCAGGTGCTGGACTTCAACCTGCTCTACGGAATCACCATGATCCTGGTCTTCGCGGTGTGCATCGCCACCCTGGCCGTGGACCTGATCTATCCCCTGCTCGATCCCCGCATCCGCTACGACCGGAGGTGA